A single Cryomorphaceae bacterium DNA region contains:
- a CDS encoding agmatine deiminase family protein, translated as MKRSLLLLVLVVSSLSYAQETPLPRFMTPAEEALMDSYVPPSPEGIPTPPPGPMRTMAEWEEIEYLTITWTGYADILAEIVDAAQDEVTVIITCNDSNSVISALANRGVPNQNLRFIEQGFNSVWCRDYGQNSVYLNDVDSLVLVDWIYNRPRPLDDQVPEGIANEFNYALYTSTVAPDDLVHTGGNFMSEGTGIGFSSELVVVENGPSGQFNQTVKTAAEVDSLMKDYMAIDPYVRMDELPFDIISHIDMHMKLINENTLLVGEFPAGVSDGPQLEANLQYILSNYTARDGNPFRLIRVPMPPSLAGNYAPNAYYRTFTNSIFINKTVLVPTYREEYDTTALRIYDEALPGYNIVPINCEAIIPAAGALHCITHSIGVRQPLLIQHWNRDTISTINVPLIEAEIQHKSGIASATLYFRYGTTGAFTALPMTAGSGNSWSANIPVVITPTTPYDYLQYYIEAVANDGKLQRRPMPAPQGYFETVLANAISIEEERAELKNVYPNPASAITCVPLNAPTAGTGTVELLSSDGRVIQVLHDGKLDAGTNRFFFDASTLASGWYLVRASVNGRIMTQKVSVQ; from the coding sequence ATGAAAAGATCGCTACTACTCCTTGTCTTGGTCGTTTCCTCATTGTCCTATGCACAGGAAACTCCCCTACCACGATTTATGACCCCTGCCGAAGAGGCGCTTATGGATTCCTATGTGCCGCCTTCACCAGAGGGAATCCCCACGCCACCACCCGGCCCCATGCGCACCATGGCAGAATGGGAAGAAATTGAATACTTGACCATTACGTGGACAGGATACGCCGATATTCTGGCCGAAATTGTGGATGCCGCCCAGGATGAAGTTACCGTGATCATCACCTGCAATGACTCCAACAGCGTTATTAGTGCCCTAGCAAATCGCGGGGTTCCCAACCAAAACCTGCGCTTCATTGAGCAGGGGTTCAACTCCGTTTGGTGTCGTGATTATGGTCAAAACAGCGTCTATTTGAATGACGTCGACAGCCTGGTCCTTGTGGATTGGATCTACAATCGCCCCCGTCCCTTGGATGACCAAGTACCCGAAGGCATCGCCAACGAATTTAATTACGCCCTTTACACTTCTACCGTAGCTCCGGACGATTTGGTCCATACTGGTGGAAACTTCATGAGTGAGGGAACCGGAATTGGTTTCTCCAGTGAGCTCGTAGTTGTGGAGAACGGACCCTCCGGACAGTTCAACCAAACCGTTAAAACTGCGGCGGAAGTCGATTCATTGATGAAGGACTACATGGCTATAGATCCTTATGTGCGCATGGATGAACTTCCCTTCGACATCATTTCGCATATCGATATGCATATGAAACTCATCAACGAGAATACCCTTCTGGTTGGAGAGTTTCCTGCTGGCGTGTCTGACGGGCCTCAATTAGAGGCGAATCTTCAGTACATTTTGAGCAATTACACCGCTCGTGACGGAAACCCATTCCGACTCATCCGAGTTCCTATGCCGCCGAGCTTGGCCGGAAACTACGCGCCCAACGCCTATTACCGGACCTTCACCAACAGCATTTTCATCAATAAGACCGTATTGGTGCCCACCTATCGGGAAGAGTATGACACCACGGCATTGCGCATTTACGATGAGGCTCTGCCCGGCTACAACATTGTACCGATCAATTGTGAAGCCATCATTCCTGCGGCCGGAGCCCTACATTGCATCACCCACAGCATTGGTGTTCGTCAGCCGCTTTTAATACAGCACTGGAATCGCGACACCATTTCGACCATTAACGTCCCGCTCATTGAAGCAGAGATTCAGCACAAGAGCGGCATTGCGTCGGCCACACTGTACTTCCGGTATGGAACTACAGGAGCCTTTACGGCCCTTCCCATGACCGCAGGTTCGGGAAATTCTTGGTCAGCAAATATCCCGGTTGTTATTACACCTACCACCCCATACGACTATCTTCAGTACTACATTGAGGCTGTGGCCAATGACGGCAAACTTCAACGACGTCCTATGCCCGCTCCTCAAGGATATTTTGAAACAGTCCTGGCAAATGCCATCAGTATAGAAGAAGAGCGCGCAGAGCTCAAAAACGTCTATCCAAATCCAGCTTCGGCCATTACTTGTGTGCCTTTAAATGCGCCTACCGCTGGAACGGGAACAGTAGAACTGCTGAGTTCAGATGGACGAGTCATCCAAGTCTTACATGACGGAAAATTGGATGCTGGGACCAATCGCTTTTTCTTCGACGCCTCCACTTTGGCATCCGGTTGGTACCTCGTACGAGCTTCGGTGAATGGACGAATAATGACCCAAAAGGTCAGCGTACAATAA
- the mreC gene encoding rod shape-determining protein MreC yields the protein MRSILLFLYRFHITLTFIGLELIAMVLIARNHSFQNSVFWNGTTEVTGRLYASIDYWREYFHLRESNKLLVDDNAALYSQLPSSGFDNGVERVLRTDSTRQQQYQFYGGKVVNATFNKRNNYVTINRGTRHGVQPRMGVFDTKGVVGIVKSASSHYAVVLPLLHRDVMISAKLSGSDHFGILQWDGKNHQRAKLRDIPKHAQITPGDSIVTNGFSNIFPEGIMLGIIDDAELVPGTNYYDITVKLSTDFSRLRHVYIIENKLTWERDSLEAASINE from the coding sequence ATGCGCAGCATCCTTCTATTTCTATATCGCTTCCATATCACTCTGACCTTCATTGGTTTAGAGTTGATTGCCATGGTGCTGATCGCGCGCAACCACAGCTTTCAAAACAGCGTTTTTTGGAACGGCACCACCGAGGTCACCGGACGGCTTTACGCCTCTATCGATTACTGGCGTGAATACTTCCACCTCCGCGAGAGCAATAAACTCCTCGTAGACGACAACGCCGCCCTCTACAGTCAGCTCCCTTCCTCGGGTTTTGATAACGGAGTGGAGCGGGTCCTACGGACCGATAGTACGCGCCAGCAGCAATACCAGTTTTATGGAGGTAAAGTGGTCAACGCTACCTTCAACAAGCGCAACAATTACGTCACCATCAACCGCGGGACCAGGCACGGCGTACAGCCAAGGATGGGAGTCTTTGACACCAAGGGCGTAGTCGGCATTGTGAAAAGCGCCTCATCGCACTACGCTGTAGTTCTTCCTCTGCTCCATCGAGACGTTATGATCTCTGCAAAACTGAGCGGTTCGGATCACTTCGGGATTCTGCAGTGGGATGGTAAAAACCATCAGCGTGCGAAACTTCGAGACATCCCGAAACACGCACAGATTACACCCGGGGATAGCATTGTAACCAATGGCTTTTCCAACATTTTCCCTGAAGGAATCATGTTGGGAATCATCGATGATGCAGAGCTGGTTCCAGGCACCAACTACTACGACATTACCGTTAAGTTGAGTACGGACTTTTCGCGCTTGCGACATGTGTACATCATAGAAAACAAATTGACCTGGGAACGCGATTCCTTGGAAGCTGCCTCCATTAATGAATAA
- the purH gene encoding bifunctional phosphoribosylaminoimidazolecarboxamide formyltransferase/IMP cyclohydrolase, producing the protein MAVKKIKTALVSVFHKEGLEPLVQLLHQNGVTLLSTGGTYDFIMRQGIPCEKVEDLTSYPSILGGRVKTLHPKVFGGILARRPLQDDLNQLAEYDIPEIDLVIVDLYPFEDTVASGAAEQDIIEKIDIGGISLIRAAAKNFNDVVIVPSRRDYDYLQRILEEGDGSTTLEQRKYLAGRAFNISSHYDTAIYHYFQHDEDQSFKRSIPTAHVLRYGENPHQEGVFYGDLEGMFDKLHGKELSYNNLLDVDAAVNLMNEFDTCTFAILKHNNACGVASRENLVDAYKDALAGDPVSAFGGILITNETIDVATAEEINTLFCEVVIAPSIVPQALEILKSKKNRIILIQKEVDLPKKLFRTTLNGVLEQDRDSVTDRKEEMETRTQVAPTEAQLVDLEFASKICKHTKSNTIVLAKDGQLLASGTGQTSRVDALRQAIAKARSFDFDLNGAVMASDAFFPFPDCVEIADEAGIKAVIQPGGSIKDQLSIDYCDAHEMAMVFTGTRHFKH; encoded by the coding sequence ATGGCTGTCAAGAAAATCAAAACCGCCCTCGTTTCGGTATTTCACAAAGAGGGTTTGGAGCCCCTAGTTCAATTGCTCCACCAAAATGGAGTAACCCTTCTTTCAACGGGTGGAACCTACGACTTTATCATGCGTCAAGGCATCCCTTGCGAGAAAGTTGAGGACCTTACCTCCTACCCTTCCATCTTGGGTGGTCGCGTTAAGACGCTTCATCCAAAAGTCTTTGGTGGCATTCTCGCTCGACGTCCGCTCCAAGATGATCTAAACCAGTTGGCGGAGTACGATATTCCCGAAATTGACTTGGTGATTGTTGACCTCTACCCTTTTGAAGACACGGTTGCCAGCGGGGCAGCAGAGCAAGATATCATTGAGAAAATCGACATTGGAGGAATTTCACTGATTCGCGCAGCGGCAAAGAACTTCAACGATGTGGTCATCGTTCCCTCACGACGCGACTACGATTACCTGCAGCGCATTTTGGAAGAAGGTGACGGTAGCACCACCCTAGAGCAGCGTAAATACCTCGCCGGTCGTGCGTTCAACATCAGCTCGCACTATGACACAGCCATCTATCACTACTTCCAACACGATGAAGACCAAAGCTTCAAGCGCTCCATCCCCACTGCGCATGTGTTGCGCTACGGGGAAAACCCACATCAAGAAGGTGTGTTCTACGGAGACCTAGAAGGCATGTTCGACAAACTCCACGGAAAGGAGTTGAGCTACAACAACCTATTGGATGTCGATGCTGCGGTGAACTTGATGAACGAATTTGACACCTGTACCTTTGCCATTTTGAAGCACAACAATGCTTGTGGTGTGGCCAGTCGTGAAAACTTGGTCGATGCGTATAAAGATGCATTGGCAGGTGACCCAGTATCGGCCTTTGGCGGCATCTTGATCACGAACGAGACTATTGACGTAGCTACGGCAGAAGAAATCAACACCCTATTTTGTGAAGTGGTGATTGCTCCGAGCATCGTGCCGCAGGCACTGGAAATTTTGAAGAGCAAAAAGAACCGAATCATCCTCATTCAGAAAGAAGTGGACTTGCCTAAGAAGCTATTCCGCACGACCTTGAACGGTGTTCTGGAACAAGATCGCGACAGTGTGACCGATCGCAAAGAGGAGATGGAAACGAGAACACAGGTGGCTCCGACTGAGGCTCAATTGGTGGATCTGGAGTTTGCGAGCAAGATTTGCAAGCACACCAAATCGAACACCATTGTTCTGGCTAAAGACGGTCAGCTTCTGGCGAGCGGAACCGGACAGACCAGTCGGGTGGATGCCCTTCGCCAAGCCATAGCCAAGGCGCGCAGCTTCGATTTTGACTTGAATGGGGCCGTAATGGCGAGTGATGCCTTCTTCCCTTTCCCCGACTGTGTGGAGATTGCGGATGAGGCGGGAATTAAGGCCGTTATTCAACCTGGAGGATCCATCAAAGACCAGCTGAGCATCGATTATTGCGATGCACACGAAATGGCCATGGTATTCACCGGAACGCGTCACTTCAAGCACTAA
- a CDS encoding diacylglycerol kinase family protein has protein sequence MKEIRSFQAAFRGLWHLWTRERHGRFHLAASIIALTGGWYFHLETFEWIAVLMCIGLVNGLEALNSSLEQTLDHLHPEHDPSVGRAKDMAAGGVLIASITSAIIGLMVFGPHILEAIGL, from the coding sequence ATGAAGGAAATTCGATCTTTCCAAGCCGCATTCCGCGGACTCTGGCATTTATGGACACGGGAGCGTCACGGACGCTTTCACTTGGCGGCTTCCATTATCGCCCTCACGGGCGGATGGTATTTTCACCTCGAAACATTCGAGTGGATTGCCGTGTTGATGTGCATTGGATTGGTCAACGGACTTGAGGCGCTCAATTCATCCTTGGAGCAAACCCTCGACCACCTTCATCCAGAGCACGATCCATCCGTAGGTCGAGCAAAGGACATGGCGGCTGGAGGAGTCTTGATTGCGTCGATCACTTCAGCCATCATCGGCTTGATGGTTTTCGGACCACATATCCTCGAGGCAATAGGCCTTTAA
- a CDS encoding MarR family transcriptional regulator, with amino-acid sequence MSIEEAIKQKTFKTEQEKALINILYTGNFLTLRQGQVFKAYGLTHQQYNVLRILRGRKGEPASVKLLNERMLDKSSNVSRLVDKLVQKKLATREFCESDRRQVDIFITKEGLDLLDLITKEQPSPVEMLRGLSEKQLEELNATLDQIRDVFNQ; translated from the coding sequence ATGAGCATCGAAGAAGCCATTAAACAGAAGACGTTCAAGACCGAGCAAGAAAAGGCCTTGATCAATATTCTCTACACCGGGAACTTCCTAACCCTGCGTCAGGGACAAGTATTTAAAGCCTACGGCTTGACGCATCAGCAATACAATGTATTGCGCATTCTGCGCGGTCGAAAAGGCGAGCCTGCTTCAGTAAAGTTGCTCAATGAGCGTATGTTGGATAAATCCAGTAATGTGAGCCGATTGGTAGACAAACTGGTTCAAAAGAAACTGGCCACTCGTGAGTTCTGCGAAAGTGATCGCCGACAAGTGGATATCTTCATCACAAAAGAAGGTCTGGACCTACTGGATTTGATTACTAAGGAGCAACCTTCACCTGTGGAAATGCTTCGGGGGCTTTCAGAAAAGCAACTTGAGGAACTCAATGCAACGCTCGATCAGATTCGAGACGTTTTCAATCAATAA
- a CDS encoding ABC transporter permease, which yields MIYLRLFNESIKFALHALAVNRLRTVLSLLGVTIGIFAIIAVFTVVDSLERNVRDDLNELGDNVVYIQKWPWGGGGGEYEWWEYMKRPEVKYEELEVVQKQTPSLFAATFGASRTVTVKYEGNSIERAGVFGVSEDYDVMWEFDLTEGRYFTDLEFRTGRNFAMIGAHIAEKFFPGGGGIGQEIRVLGQKLYVIGIFEEQGSNTFRELPDELVVVPINFLRKFIDMDRSNPMIMAKAKPDVTAEQLKDELRGVMRNVRRLKPKAKDNFQLNEISAISAGIEGLFDIIGAAGAIIGGFSILVGGFGIANIMFVSVKERTNQIGIQKALGGQEFFIMLQFLFESVILCVLGGGVGLLLVFGGATAVRMAADFNIAMSMGNVITGVGISALIGVISGFIPAYTASRLDPVEAIRTGM from the coding sequence ATGATCTACTTGCGCCTTTTTAACGAAAGCATCAAGTTCGCGCTCCACGCACTTGCTGTGAATCGACTCCGTACAGTTCTCTCCTTATTGGGCGTCACCATTGGTATTTTTGCCATCATTGCCGTATTCACGGTTGTGGATTCACTCGAACGAAACGTTCGAGATGATCTCAACGAGCTCGGTGATAATGTGGTGTACATTCAGAAGTGGCCCTGGGGCGGCGGCGGTGGAGAATACGAGTGGTGGGAGTACATGAAAAGACCTGAAGTCAAGTACGAAGAATTGGAAGTAGTTCAGAAGCAGACCCCAAGTTTATTCGCGGCCACATTCGGTGCTTCGCGAACCGTAACGGTCAAATACGAAGGGAACTCCATTGAACGCGCAGGAGTCTTTGGCGTCAGTGAGGACTACGACGTCATGTGGGAGTTTGACCTAACTGAGGGCCGATACTTCACCGACTTGGAATTCAGAACCGGTCGAAACTTTGCCATGATCGGGGCCCATATTGCAGAGAAATTCTTCCCAGGTGGAGGCGGAATAGGACAGGAGATCCGCGTATTGGGTCAAAAACTTTACGTCATCGGAATCTTTGAGGAACAAGGGAGCAACACCTTTCGGGAACTCCCCGATGAGCTGGTTGTTGTTCCCATCAACTTCTTGAGAAAGTTCATTGATATGGATCGGAGCAATCCGATGATCATGGCCAAGGCCAAGCCCGATGTCACGGCGGAACAATTGAAGGATGAACTTCGCGGGGTGATGCGAAACGTACGCCGTTTGAAACCTAAGGCAAAAGACAATTTTCAATTGAACGAAATCAGTGCGATCTCTGCAGGAATTGAAGGACTCTTCGACATCATTGGGGCCGCGGGAGCCATTATTGGTGGCTTTTCTATCCTGGTGGGTGGCTTTGGTATTGCCAACATTATGTTCGTCTCCGTGAAGGAGCGCACGAATCAAATCGGAATCCAGAAGGCCCTCGGGGGCCAAGAATTCTTCATCATGCTCCAATTCTTATTTGAATCGGTCATCCTCTGTGTCCTTGGAGGTGGCGTTGGATTACTTCTAGTCTTCGGCGGCGCCACAGCGGTCCGAATGGCTGCCGATTTTAACATTGCCATGAGTATGGGAAATGTCATCACCGGAGTCGGGATCTCCGCCTTGATTGGAGTGATCAGTGGATTCATTCCCGCCTACACTGCTTCTCGATTGGATCCTGTAGAAGCGATCCGAACAGGAATGTAA
- a CDS encoding GAF domain-containing protein → MLQEAKHQEIQIKAIEIIDKNLSMREKQKAICDLLLHEIGHYDWVGFYMKDSEKDELVLGQYAGEPTEHKRIPFGKGICGQSAVQERTINISDVTAEDNYIACSIETKSELVVPIMDGDRFVGQIDIDSHTPNAFNIRDERLLQAICKRLAEFY, encoded by the coding sequence ATGTTACAAGAAGCCAAGCACCAAGAAATACAGATCAAAGCCATCGAAATTATCGACAAGAATCTCAGTATGCGGGAGAAGCAAAAAGCCATTTGCGACTTGCTCCTTCACGAGATTGGGCATTATGATTGGGTGGGCTTCTACATGAAAGATTCAGAGAAGGATGAATTGGTTCTTGGGCAGTACGCCGGAGAGCCCACTGAGCACAAGCGCATTCCCTTTGGAAAAGGTATCTGCGGTCAAAGTGCCGTTCAAGAACGAACGATCAACATTAGTGATGTGACAGCAGAAGACAACTACATTGCTTGCAGCATCGAAACTAAGTCAGAGCTTGTGGTACCCATTATGGATGGAGATCGATTTGTCGGTCAAATCGACATCGATTCCCACACGCCAAACGCCTTCAACATTCGCGATGAGCGACTGCTGCAAGCCATTTGCAAAAGATTGGCTGAGTTTTATTGA